Proteins encoded by one window of Lasioglossum baleicum chromosome 4, iyLasBale1, whole genome shotgun sequence:
- the LOC143207939 gene encoding protein CREG1-like, translating into MILRFTIFVALAILAIEAQKYPQTLDEQEQWKEFEEFLEWKKARQLGEIRSHEKRYKKPYYENRNVDKVYENNEQPNANPPPIDQAALMARYIVNQADWVSVATISTRKEIESYPAVTLVSYSDGELGNGSGIPYLYLTPLDFTAQDLAKDNRASLMMTLAQGSYCKSKEWDPMDPRCARILLSGKIKALRNDTSELDVAKRIFFNRHPKLVNMPPNHHFYFAKLKITTIAVLDTFGGPKYINVKDYLHPPVNNITEEFNRVFPLGSGVNDWQQEYTPVSNYLNPVVRTV; encoded by the exons ATGATTTTGCGATTCACAATCTTCGTCGCTCTGGCGATCTTGGCGATCGAGGCGCAAAAGTATCCGCAAACTTTGGACGAGCAAGAACAATGGAAAGAGTTCGAAGAATTCCTCGAGTGGAAGAAAGCGAGACAACTTGGCGAAATTCGATCACATGAAAAGAGATACAAGAAACCATACTATGAGAACCGTAATGTGGATAAAGTTTACGAAAACAACGAGCAACCCAACGCTAACCCACCACCAATCGATCAGGCTGCTCTAATGGCAAGATACATTGTCAATCAAGCTG ATTGGGTGTCCGTGGCAACTATAAGCACACGGAAGGAAATCGAGTCGTATCCTGCCGTAACCTTAGTCTCCTATAGCGACGGTGAATTAGGAAATGGATCGGGAATTCCATATCTCTACCTCACTCCCTTGGACTTCACTGCTCAAGATCTTGCG AAAGACAATCGAGCATCGCTGATGATGACATTGGCCCAGGGAAGCTATTGTAAATCGAAAGAATGGGACCCGATGGATCCTCGTTGCGCCAGAATACTTCTGAGCGGGAAAATTAAAGCG TTGAGGAATGATACCTCAGAACTTGATGTAGCCAAACGGATATTCTTCAATCGTCATCCGAAATTAGTCAACATGCCGCCAA ATCACCACTTCTATTTTGCCAAACTAAAAATAACGACGATCGCAGTTTTGGATACTTTTGGCGGGCCAAAGTACATCAATGTTAAAGACTACTTACATCCACCAGTTAACAACATTACGGAAGAATTTAACAGGGTTTTCCCTTTGGGATCTGGCGTGAATGATTGGCAGCAAGAATATACGCCAGTTTCTAATTATTTAAATCCTGTAGTCCGCACTGTATAA
- the Cog3 gene encoding conserved oligomeric Golgi complex subunit 3: protein MSNMKSISNNLTKWDLSEDPLAPLTEHQKDCLLSLEEEFSSTGTLNSDEINDTSSTSEKDKKSVEIERYQDLLEHYSSLEKECMDKKDIKYILYLNELQNRRHECHELCLQIEEAMEDFTTLYKQYSEVSDKTTSLYNASEQLDSDQRKLNSTIENIAEYVKYFKDIDMMMEKLEAPTLSVNSEMFFNILDKIDINIDFVQSNLSFKESNTYLIKYKHCQSKAISMIQNYIFHLFSKTTESILNLRDSNDSHDSGDAALALFYGRFQTILSKVRPVIEQIEVKSYKRQEYDSLLTECHQYYWSQRGLVLGSSVQKSLMSVKEKYNGDHCSLVRNSCALLLHASMDEYKLFYEFFSKPSSGLTAYLESLCTSLYDTLRPFIIHINHLETLAEICCILRIEMLDEHVQNNFEPLDGFGNICLQLLHDVQERLVFRAHLYLQSDVLNYNPSPGDLAYPEKLKMMEDIAESIREETRQTNMKRISVSSNDENFIEPVSRNHIIMDSIYQKTHMGNSPADLHGMWYPTVRRTLVCLSRLYRCVDRSVFQSLSQEAISLCVQSIENARHEIEKRASTLDAELFQIKHLLILREQIAPFQVDFTIKEYSLDFSKVKTAAFGLLEKSSRLFTLSNNALLEFLLEGAPQMKEQLIDSRKHVDSKLKCTCQRLIQHATFLLIDVILRLLDKEKLFVNTKNSDKPQEHIFGSPQELAAIISSVLRVIKSKCPEIQQSMQLYLSNKETEFILFRPIKNNVCAAFTQLYQILNKYYNAEELLLIACPLPEQISVILSSSSLVHGKGTPNIKKT from the coding sequence ATGTCCAATATGAAAAGTATTTCGAATAACTTAACCAAATGGGATCTGTCAGAGGATCCACTGGCACCGTTAACCGAACACCAAAAGGATTGTTTATTAAGTTTAGAAGAAGAATTCTCTTCCACGGGTACGCTGAACAGCGATGAAATAAATGACActtcaagcacaagtgaaaaaGATAAGAAGTCAGTGGAAATAGAACGGTATCAGGACCTTCTAGAACATTATAGTTCGTTAGAGAAAGAATGCATGGATAAAAAAGATATAAAGTACATATTATATCTTAACGAACTTCAAAATCGACGACACGAGTGTCACGAACTTTGCCTCCAGATTGAAGAAGCGATGGAAGACTTCACAACTTTGTATAAACAATATTCAGAGGTCTCCGATAAAACAACTTCCCTCTATAACGCCAGTGAACAACTCGATTCTGATCAGAGGAAATTAAATTCTACTATAGAAAACATTGCCGAGTATGTAAAATACTTCAAAGATATCGATATGATGATGGAAAAATTAGAGGCGCCGACATTGTCGGTGAACAGCGAGATGTTCTTTAATATACTGGATAAAATAGATATCAATATTGACTTTGTGCAAAGCAATCTGTCATTTAAGGAGAGTAATACATACTTGATTAAGTATAAACATTGTCAGTCCAAGGCGATATCTatgatacaaaattatatatttcatcTGTTTAGTAAAACTACAGAAAGTATCTTAAATTTGAGGGATAGCAACGACTCCCATGATAGCGGTGACGCAGCGTTAGCACTTTTCTATGGAAGATTTCAAACGATTTTATCGAAAGTTAGGCCTGTTATAGAACAAATAGAAGTAAAGTCGTACAAACGACAAGAATACGACAGTTTATTGACAGAGTGTCATCAGTATTATTGGAGCCAAAGAGGACTAGTATTAGGCTCTAGCGTACAGAAATCCCTAATGTCTGTAAAAGAAAAGTACAACGGCGATCATTGTAGCCTAGTACGGAATTCGTGTGCGCTATTATTACACGCATCGATGGAcgaatacaaattattttacgaATTCTTCTCTAAGCCATCCAGTGGATTAACAGCATACTTAGAAAGCTTATGTACATCTTTGTACGACACACTAAGACCATTTATTATTCATATCAATCATTTAGAAACGTTGGCTGAGATTTGTTGTATTCTGAGAATCGAAATGTTGGACGAGcatgtacaaaataattttgaacCTTTGGACGGATTTGGAAATATATGTCTACAATTGTTGCACGATGTACAGGAGAGACTTGTTTTTCGTGCGCACCTTTACTTACAATCCGATGTTTTGAACTACAATCCATCACCAGGTGATTTAGCATACCcagagaaattaaaaatgatgGAGGACATAGCAGAATCGATACGAGAAGAAACACGGCAAACGAACATGAAAAGGATATCGGTGTCATCCAATGATGAGAATTTCATTGAACCTGTTTCTAGAAATCATATTATAATGGACTCTATTTATCAAAAAACACATATGGGGAATTCACCAGCAGATCTTCACGGGATGTGGTATCCTACAGTCCGTAGAACGTTAGTTTGCTTATCCAGATTATACAGATGCGTAGACAGATCTGTTTTCCAGTCTTTGAGTCAAGAAGCGATATCCCTTTGTGTTCAAAGTATAGAGAACGCGAGGCACGAAATTGAAAAACGAGCGTCAACTTTAGATGCAGAACTTTTCCAAATCAAACACTTGTTAATATTACGCGAACAAATTGCACCATTTCAAGTGGACTTTACTATAAAGGAGTACAGTCTAGACTTCTCTAAAGTTAAGACTGCGGCGTTTGGTTTACTGGAAAAAAGTTCCAGACTGTTTACACTGTCAAATAATGCATTGTTAGAGTTTTTATTAGAAGGAGCACCGCAAATGAAGGAACAGCTAATAGACTCCAGGAAACATGTAGATAGTAAATTGAAATGTACTTGTCAACGCCTTATACAGCATGCAACATTTCTGTTGATAGATGTAATTTTAAGATTATTAGACAAAGAAAAGTTGTTCGTTAATACTAAAAATTCAGATAAACCTCAGGAACATATTTTCGGAAGTCCACAAGAGCTCGCTGCAATAATCAGTTCGGTGTTAAGAGTAATTAAATCTAAATGTCCTGAAATTCAACAATCGATGCAATTATATCTGTCCAATAAAGAAACAGAATTCATTCTGTTTAGACCAATAAAAAATAACGTATGCGCAGCATTCACACAATTATACCagatattgaataaatattataatgcaGAGGAGCTTCTTTTAATTGCTTGTCCACTACCAGAACAAATATCTGTTATACTGAGCTCATCGAGTCTTGTTCATGGTAAAGGCACACCAAATATAAAGAAAACGTAG
- the Rpl36 gene encoding ribosomal protein L36 produces MAPRYELAVGLNKGHKTTKIRVAKNANEKKKTVCVLPARFKGRQTKHSKFVRDLIREVTGHAPYEKRAMELLKVSKDKRALKFLKRRLGTHIRAKRKREELGNILVQMRKAAAHH; encoded by the exons ATGGCACCAAGGTACGAATTAGCTGTTGGTCTCAACAAAGGCCACAAGACCACAAAAATTCGTGTGGCAAAAAATGCTAACGAAAAGAAAAAGACGGTGTGTGTCTTGCCAGCCAGATTCAAGGGG agACAAACCAAACACAGCAAGTTTGTCAGAGATTTAATTCGTGAAGTAACCGGTCATGCTCCGTATGAGAAACGTGCTATGGAATTGTTGAAAGTTTCTAAGGACAAGCGTGCATTGAAATTCCTGAAGAGGAGG CTGGGTACACACATTAGAGCTAAGAGGAAACGTGAGGAACTTGGAAACATCCTTGTCCAGATGAGGAAAGCAGCTGCTCATCATTAA